The nucleotide sequence GCCGTTCGGTTTCCGCATCGCCTACGGCGATGCGGAAAGAGATAAAATACCCCAGATGAGGCGTTCCTACTTCTACCTGGGGGCCCTGCTCCTCCTGCTCTTCGTGGCCGCGGATGCCTATGTGCTGCGGCGCCTGCTGGCCGGTTTGCCGGACATCCACACCTTGGAGGAATACACCCCGTCCTTGACCAGCCGGGTCTTCGACTGCAAGGGCAACGTGGTGGCCGAGCTCTCCATCGAGAAGCGGGCGCTGCTGAGCCTCAATCATATCCCCGTCGACCTGCAGAACGCGGTCATGGCCATCGAGGACGACCGGTTCTTCAAGCATTGGGGCATCTCCCCGCGCGGCATCCTGCGCTCCGCTTTCGCCAACCTCCTGGCCGGCCGCGTCCGGCAGGGGGGCTCGACCATCACCATGCAGCTCTCCCGGCAGATCTTCCTGACCCGGCAGCGCAAGGTCGTGCGCAAGCTCCGCGAGATCCTGCTCGCCATCCAGATCGAGCGCACCTTCTCGAAGCCCGAGATCCTGCAGTTCTATCTCAACCAGGTCTATTTCGGCGAAGGCGCCTACGGCGTCCAGTCCGCGGCGCGCAACTACTTCGGCAAGGAGGTCGGCGAGCTGTCTTTGGCCGACTGCGCGCTCTTGGCCGGCATCATCCAGGCCCCGCGGGGCAACTCCCCGTTCTCGCATCCGGACCAGGCCCGCCGGCGCCGCGGCGCGGTCCTCAACCGCATGTTCGAGTCGGGCATGATCACCAAGCCCGAGCTGGAGGCGGCCCTGCGCGAGCCCATCCCGATTTCCAAGCCCATCGGCCAGGAGACCCAGGCCCCGTTCTTCGTGGAGCATGTGCGCAAGCGCCTGGAGCAGCGCTACGGTTACCAAGCGCTCTGGCGCGGGGGCCTCAAGATCTACACGACTTTGGACCTCGACCAGCAGAAGACCGTGGAGACCCTCATGGAGAAGGGGCTCTCCGGCTTCGACGAGTCGGCGCGCAAGGAGTGGGAGCGCAAGCTAAAGGAGGCGCCGCCCATGCTCGACGCGGCGCCCGAGGTCTCGACCTCGCCGCCGACCAAGATCCAGGGCGCTTTCGTGCTCATGGACGTCAAGACCGGCGCCATCCGCGCCATGGTGGGGGGGCGCGACTCTATGTTCAACCGCGCGACCCAGGCCCGCCGCCAGCCCGGCTCCACGTTCAAGCCCTTCGTCTGGGCCGCGGCCCTGGACTCCGGCATGACCGCGGCGTCCTTGGTGGAGGACACGCCGCTGGCCTATTACTACGACGGCCGCGACTGGCGGCTGCTGGAGGGGGCCACGGACCAGTACTCCATCAACCTGGCCACCCAGCCCTTCGCCCAGTCCACGGATTTCAAGATCTGGGTCCCCAACGACTTCGACGGGAAGTTCCTGGGAACCATCACTTTGCGCAAGGCTTTGGCCCTCTCCCGCAACATCGCCTCCATCAATCTCATCACGCACGTGGGGCCGCCCCTGGTGGTGGATATCGCGCACAAGGCCGGCATCCATTCCGATCTGGAGGCGGTCCCGGCGCTGGGCCTGGGCGCCTCCGCGGTCAGCCCGCTGGAGATGGTGGACGCCTTCGGCACCTTCGCCAACGGCGGCATCGCCGTGGTCCCCTACACAGTGGAGCGCGTGGAGGACGCCACGGGCAAACAGCTCGAAAGCCACGTCCCCGTCGAGCATGAGGCCATGTCGCCGGAGCTGGCCTATTTGGTCACCAACCTGCTCAAGGGCGTGGTCAGGAACGGCACCGCGGTCCATGCCAGCAAGCTCAACCGGCCCCTGGCGGGCAAGACCGGCACCAGCAACGACAACCGCGACCTCTGGTTCATCGGCTATACCCCCGACCTGGTCGCGGGCGCCTGGATGGGCTACGACGACTTCGCGTCCTTGGGCCGCAAGGACTGGACCGGCGGCTCCACCGTGGTCCCCTGGTGGACGGACATCATGGAGCAGATCCTGAAGGACTATCCCAAGCGGGATTTCCCCAAGCCGGCCAAGATCGTGTTCCAGACCATCGACTCGGAGACGGGCCTGCTGGCCTTGCCGACCTGTCCCAAGAAGCACCGCATCCTGGAGGCCTTCTTGGAGGGTACGGAGCCTAAGGAGTACTGCCAAGTGGACCATTCCAAGCCGCTGGCCGGGCAGACGCCTTCCCAAGCGCCCGCCGCGGTGATCGGCCCGTCCATCAACGGCATCGGCGCCTCCAGCGCGCCGGCCGCGGCAGCGCCGCCCCCGCCGCTGCCCACGGACGAGGAGTTGGAGAGCAAGCCGGCGGCCGACGAGGGGCCGGTCATATTGGAGTAAGGCGCCGGATGGCGGAACCCAATCCGAAGGGCCCGGACCGCTGGCTCATCGTCCTGTTGGCGCTCGGGGCCCTGCTCATCTTCTGGGACCTGGGCGGCCGCGACCTCTGGGAGGACGAGGCGCACACCGCCTTGCTCGCCCGCGGCATACTCGCCCGCGGCCTGCCTTACGCCTACGACGGCCTCAATTGGGTGACCGCCGAGGCGGGCCGCGACCTGGACCCGCGGCATTTGTGGCGCTGGTCGCCGTGGCTGCAGTTCTACGCGGCCGCGGGGGCGCTGAAGCTCCTGGGGCCGGGCAACTGGGCCTGCCGCCTGCCTTTCGCCTTGGCGGGCCTGCTGTGCGTCCCGCTGGCTTACTTGCTGGCCCTGCGCCTTTGGGCCTCGCGGCAGGCCGCGCGCTGGAGCGCCGCGGTCCTGCTGACTTCGGTCCCGTTCCTGCTCCATGCGCGCCAAGCTCGCTGGTATGCCTTGGCCTACGTCTTCGTCAGCGGGATGCTTTGCGCCTTGCCCGGCCTGGCGCGCGGAGAGAAGAAGGCCGCCGCGCAATGGGCGCTGTGCGCCGCTCTCTTGTTCTACACCAATCATCTCGTGGCCATGGGCGTGGTGGCGGCCTTCGCGATCGCGGCCTGGGCCGTGGTGCCGGGGCGGGCGTTCTGGAAGGGCTTCGCCTGGGCCTTGGCCACCGCCTTCCTATTGGCCCTGCCCGGAGCCGTCTATCATGGCGTGCTCCCGCAAAAGGCCGGAGCCCCGCTCGGATATTTGAGGCAGCTCATCTTCTATGCAGGGGCTTTCGTGACCTTCGTTTTGCCCTTGCCCATGCTGCTTCTAGCGGGGCGGGAGGCGTGGCGCCCGGGGGCCGGAGAGGCCGGCCGCTGGGCCAGGTTCCTGCTGATCTTCTGCGCCTCGTTCATCCTGGTCCTTTCCGCCGGGTCGTGGGGGATGTTCCGGTACCTGAGCGTTCTTCTGCCCGTGGCGGCGGTGCTTTGCGGTCTGGCCTTGTCGGCGCTATGGGAGCGCCGGAACTTGGCTGCCGGGGCCGTATTCCTCCTTCTGGCCGGCACCGATGTGCTGCACTCGATCCCCTTGCAGCAGCTGAAGGCTCCGGGGACCAAGCTCGCGGACCGGTTCCCGGCTTTGGGTCCGGTGCGCTTCCCTCTGGCGGGCTTCCTTTACGAGCTCAGCCACCCTCTGCCGAGCTGCGACCGGCCGCTGCGGGAGTACCTGGGCGCGCGGGCGCGGCCCGGGGATGTGGTCCTCGCGTCCTATGGAGACTTCCCTCTGCAGTACTACACGGGATTGAAAGTGCTCGGAGGCATGCAGGGCCGCCCTCTGGTCCCGGACCCGGACTGGATCGTGCTGCGCTCCCAAGTCATCAGCCTGCAGCCGGGCAACGACTACGATGTGGTCCGCTATGTGCTGGGCGGCGGGGTGGACCAGAGCCGTTACGAGAGGATCGACTTGGTCTGCCCGGACCTGGTGCTGGCTGATTCCGCGGAGCCGTGGCACCATCTCTTCCGGGCGCCGCCGGACGCCAAGCCCCTGGAGCTCCTGCACCGCCTACCGCCGGGCATCCGTTAAGGGCCGAGGCGCCGCACGGCGTCCAGGTCCGCCGCGGCCCCGGCCTGGTCCTGGCAGTGCTGCCGCGCCTCGGCCCTCTGCAGCAGGACGGCCGCGCGCCGCTGCGGCGCTCCCCGCTCCAATAGGCGCAGCGCGGCCGTGAAGGCCCGCTCCGCATCCAAGAAGTGCTCGTCGACGGCCATGGCCCGGGCATAGCTGAACATGAAGTCCTGGTCCTCGCGGACCAGGCCCGCGCCGAGGGGGCCGGGAGCATCAAGATCGGCGCCGCGCGTCTTGCGCATGGCGTCGCGGTATCCGCCGTCGGCAAGGCCGAGCCGAGCGCAATCCGCGCCCAGGCGCGCGCAGGCGATGGACACCAAAGCCGCGTGGCCCAGGCCGGTCTCCGTTCGAGCCAGGACGTAGAGGTGCTTGGCGAGCTCCACTCGGCCTTCCCGCCACAGGAGCACGGAGGCCGCCAGGGCGGCCTGCGCATGGTTGGGGTCCCGGCGTAGGACCTCCTGGAGCGCGGCCAGCGCCTGGCCGGGGTCTCCCCGCGCGATGAAGTCTCGGGCGCGCTCCCAGTCTCGCTGCACGAGCACGGCCGAGCGCAGCCGATCCAGGAAGGCCTCGGGCAGGGCCGGATCGAAGAGGGGGTGGAAATCCAGGGCATAGACCGCGTGCCTGACCAATCCCGCCAGGTCCGGGTCCTCGTAGAGCAGCCCGCTGCCGGAGATGCCGGAGAAAGCGGCGGCGGTCTGCGCCCCATATCGCGCCGAGGCTTCTTCCAGAAGGGCTTCGTAAGCCCGCGGGTCGGCCGCGCGCACGAAGGGCAACGACAGCAAGCGCGTCATCGGCTGCGCGGGCAGGCCGGACCGGACCGGACGACAGACCCGCAGGCCGGCGGCGAGTCCCAGCAGGATGAGCAGGCCTTGGGAGGCTCTGCGGGCGATGCCGCCGCGGTCGAGCCCCCGGATCAGGCCCGCCGCCGCCGTCCAGGAGAAGGCGATGCAAGCCAGCAGGGCGTAGCGGGGCTGGAAATCCTTGGAGGACATGGCGCGGGAGAGCCCTTCGAGCGGGATGAGGTTGAGGTAGGGGAAGAGGGCGACCAGCGACCAGGCCAGGAAGAAGAGGAACCGCCCGGAGAAAGCGGCGCACAGCAGCAAGGCGGTGCAGAGTCCGAATACCGCCGGCCCTTGAGGGCGGCCGAGCAGCAGCTCGACGACCTCCTTGATCCTCAGGATGGGATCCTGGATCGTCCAGCCTTTGCTGAAGCCGGCGCTGGTGACGCCCAGGAGCTGGAGTCCGGGATGGACCCAGTGGAACAGCAAGAAGAATATCCCCGCCGGCAGGAGATAGGGCAGCAGGGCCAGGCTGCCGCGGCGCAGGCGCCGCGGCCAGGGGTCTGCGTCCCGCGCCCAGAAGAGTTCATGGACCAGGAGCAAAGCGGGGAACACCACTCCGGGCGGCTTGGAGAACATCGCCAGCAGGTAAGAGCCGCAGGCCAGCGCGGTCCAGGCCGCGCTCCTGCGTCCCGGCTCGCGGCCTTTGAGATGGGCCCAGAAGGCGAGCAGGCCGAAGAGGCTCATCAGGAGGTGGGACGTCAGCATGAGCTTGCTGGCGTCCCAGAGCAGGGGATGCAGGCAGAAGGCGAGGCCCGCGACGAGGCCGGCCAGGGGCCGGCCGGTCAGGCGGCGCCCGACCGCGGCCACCAGCCAAGAGTTCACCGTCAAGAGCGCCAGCGCGCCCCCGTTGACCGCCAGAGGACGGGCTCCGCCCAGCCAGCGCTCCAGGAAGAACCAGACGAAGGTCGCCGGGACCCAGTCGCCCTTGCCGTAACAGAAAGCGACCCAATAGGTGGGTGTGAAGATGGCGCCGAGCCCGCGCCAATCCCGAAAGCCCCAGGACGCTCCCAGCGGATAAAGGAATTCGCCCCAGCCCGCGGCTGGACGGATCAGGAGCTTGTGGTAGAGCCCCAGCACGGCCAGGGCCAAGAGCGTTTCGATGAAGCCGGGACGGGCCAGGAGGCGGGGCCAGAACGGCGCGCCGCGCGCGTCTTCGCTCATCGTCGGTATTATACCTGATGTGGTAGAATCTGGCGGCCTATGCTGCGCGAGTTCCGCGACCGCCTGGAGTCCGCCCCGTTGCCCGTGAGGCTTTTGGTCTGCGCGGCGCTGCTCAAGTTCCTCTGCGCCGGCTTCTATCTCTCCTGGTTCACCAACGGCTCGGATTTCGCCTTGGCCCACGGGGCGGGGGCCAGGGTCCTGGCGGGCCAGGGCGCGCAGGTCTATGCGGAGTTCATGGCCTACCGGCCGGAGAACGAGAACACCATGTTCTTCATGTATCCGCCGCCGGTGGCGCTCGTCTACGCTCCGTTGGCGGCCATGCCCTTCCGGGCCGCGCTGACTTTCTTCGAGTTGCTGTCTATGGCCGCCGTGTTCGGGGTCTTCTTGGTCTGGGCCGAGCACCGCCGGCTCCAGCCGTTCTCAGAGACCTATTATCTGGCATTCGCGCTCATCCTGCTTTTCTTCCCGCTGGACCTGGCGGCCCAGCTCGGGCAGAATGATGCTTTGGTCCTGTTTCTGGTGGTCCTAGCCTTGGCTTGGCGGGGAAAGCCTTTGCTCGCCGGCTTGGCTTTGGCCGTGGCGGTCTGGCTGCGGGTCTTCCTCGGCTTCATCCTCCTTTACCTTCTGCTCAGACGCCGTTGGCGCCAGCTCGGCGGGGTGGTCTTCTGGCTGGCGGTCCTGGCCGGTGCGAGCCTGGTCTTCGTGCCCTGGCCGGCGCAGGTCCAGTATTACGCCCAACTGGGCCGGCAGCTGGGCATCGAGTCCTTCTACGACAACCAGTCCCTGACGGGCCTGTTCTATAGAGCTCTCACGGACAGCGGCTATACGATGGGGCTCGTCAACGCTCCGAATGCGGCCCGGGCGCTCACGGCGCTGGCTTCCTTGCTCCTGTGCGCGGGCTTCGTCTCGGTCACGCTGAGAGCAGGCGACGAAGGGGACTTCGACGAGGGCTTCGGCCTGGCTTTGGTGACGGCTCTGCTGCTCTCTCCGCACAGCGATACGCACCACCAGGCGCTCCTGCTCGTCCCGCTGCTGCTGCTCCTGGAGCGCCGCCGGGTGCGCACGGCGAGCCTGCTCTACTACGGCTTCTTTGCCGCTTTCGTGCCGGTCATCGCTTTCCGCTTCTTGGCCCAGGACCGGCTGGTCGCCTTCGCCTCAGGGCTCTGGACCGTGGCCTACTCCATCCCGGTCCTGGTCCTGCTGGGGTTCTGGTTCCACTGCGCCGGGAGCTTCGGGCGCGAAGGGGTCAGTCCGCCGGGCTGCGCACCGGCACGTACACGTTGACCCAGTTCTTCGGGCTGTTCCGCTCGATGCAGCGCAGGCGGCTCGGCGGGATGCCTTCACAGCCGTCGCTGCAGGCCTTGGGCGGGTCCACGGATACCACGACCTCGATGTGGCCGTGCTCCGGGCTGAAGCCGCACATGCCCCGGCCGTAGACGATGATGGCGCCCAGCGGGAGCTTCTTGTCGGGCAAGGTGCTCGGATCGATCTTGCGCAGCTTGAGCTTGTCGAAGAGCTTCGGGTTGCGGTTTAGGGAAGTGGCGAACTGGTAGGCGCTGGCAGACCCCACCTGGCTGCGCCAGCCCGAAGGCAGTATGGAGTCCAAAGCGCCCTTGACCGCCGCGTAGCAGTAGCCCGAAAAACCCTTGGCTTTGGCCCAGACCTTCTGGGCGAGCGCCTTGGCCTTGGTTCCGTCGAGGTAGGCCATGATGCCCTCGTCCTTGAGGACCAGCGGCGCGTCGGCCGCGGGAGGCTGCGCGGTCTTGGGCGCCGCCGGACGGGCCGCGAACTTGGGCTCGGCCTGGGCGGTGGGGAAGACGGTCTGAGGTATCGGAGCCGGCCGGGCCAGGCCCGCATTGTCGAAGAGGCGGTCCAGGGACTGCGCGTCGGTCGCCGCGGCCACGCGGGTCCGCAGGCTATCCACGGCCTTCCTCTGCGCCGGAGACAGCGAGGTCTGCTGGAGCTTGGCCAAGGCCTGGAAAGCCTCGACCTGGGCCTGGGCCAGACGCGTGGACTGGGCGGTCTGGCCCAAGGCTCCGCCCAAGGAGGGGAAGAGTTCGCTGAGCAGGGCCTTTCTCCAGGCCTCCAGCCTGAGCTCCGCCGGCCTGAGCTCTTCCAGGTCCTTGGCGGCGCCGATGTCCGCCTTGATCCGGGCCAGCTCCGGGGAGTATTTCTCCTTGGCTTGAGGCGCGACCTTGTCCAGATAATCGGTCCAGTTCTGCGCCGCGTCCGAGAGCTTGAGCCGGTCCCTCTGCAGGATGGCTTGGGCCGCGTCCGGCTGGCCCTGGGCCGAGGGCGCGCCGGCGGTCGCGAGCAAGAGCAGGCCTGGCAGGAGGTAGCGCATGACATGAGTGTAGGCCATTTTGCCCCAGGATGCCAGGGCCCCCAAGGGCCTAGGTGGACTGGGCCGAAAGACCTAGGCGCTTGAGCGTGAAGCCGGGCCAGCCGCAATTGCTAGAATATCCCCGCACATGAGGATCTTCAACACCTTGTCGCGCTCTTTGGAGGAGCTGCAGCCTCTGGCTCCGCCGCGGGTCGGGATCTACACCTGCGGCCCCACGGTCTACAACTATCAGCACGTGGGCAACTACCGCACCTACATCTTCGAGGACGTGCTCGTCCGCACCCTCCAGACCGCCGGCTTCCAGGTCCGCCGGGTCATGAACATCACGGACGTGGGGCACCTCACCTCGGACTCCGACACCGGCGAGGACAAGCTCGAGGTCGGCGCCAAGCGCGAGGGCAAGACCGCCTGGGACATCGCGGCTTTCTACACCCAGGCCTTCCTCAAGGACATCGCTTCTTTGGACGTACTCCCCGCGGACGTGCTCTGCAAGGCCACGGACCATATCCCCGAGCAGATCTCGTTGGTGGCCAAGCTCGCGGAGAAGGGCCTCACCTACAGGATCTCCGACGGCATCTACTTCGACACGGGACGATTCCCGGCCTACGGCAAGCTCGACCCGGCCCGGCTCAAGGGGCAGAAGGCCGGAGCTCGGGTGGACGTCGTGGAAGGCAAGAAGAATCCGGAGGATTTCGCGCTCTGGAAGTTCACTCCGCCGGGCCAGAAGCGGCACATGGAATGGGACTCGCCCTGGGGCAAGGGCTTCCCGGGCTGGCACATCGAGTGCAGCGCCATGGCCATGAAGTACCTGGGCGAGAGCTTCGACATCCACTGCGGCGGCGTGGACCACATCTCCATCCACCACACCAACGAGATCGCCCAGGCCGAAGGGGCCACGGGCAAGCCGTTCGTCCGCTACTGGCTGCACGGCGAGTTCCTGCTCATGAACAGCGCCAAGATGGCCAAGTCCGCGGGGGGCTTCGTGACCTTGGCCGACCTCAAGGAGAAGGGCTTCGACCCGCTCGACTACCGCTATCACTGCTACACCGCGCACTACCGCAAGCAGCTCGACTTCACCTGGGAGCTGCTGGCCTCGGCCCAGACCTCGCGCCGCCGCCTGCGCGAGGCGGCCGCCGCGGTCAAGGGCGGCGAGCCTATGCCGGCCTGCCCGGCAGGCCTGGAGACGTTCCGGGCTGCGGTCGAGGACGACCTCAACATGCCGGGGGCCGTGGCCGCGGTCTGGGACTGCCTCCACAGCGATGCCCCGGACGGCGCCAAGAAGGCTCTCGTGGAAGAGGCGGAGAAGGTCCTGGCCTTGGGCCTCTTCAAGGAAGAGGCGCAGGCCGCCCTCTCCGCCGAGGACGCTGAGCTCGTGGACCGGCGCGCCCAGGCCCGCGCGGCCAAGGACTTCAAGCTCTCCGATGAGCTGCGCAAGCAGCTGGACAGCCGCGGCATACTGGTCGAGGATACCAAGCAGGGCCAGCGCTGGCGGAGGAAGTAGCCGGATGTCCCGCCGGGAGCAGGGGTCCGACGCCCAATGGCTGAGCGGCTTCCATAGCGTGCTCGAGACCTTGCGCGGCAAGCCGGGCAGCGCCAAGGAGCTCCTAGTGGCCGAGGGCAGCCGGGGCCCGGAGTTCGAGGAGCTCATGCGTCTGGCCCGGGAGGCGGGGGTGCGCCTGCGCTACGTGGACCGACGGGAACTGGACCGGGTCGCGGGCGGCGCCCGCCATCAGGGCGTGGCCCTGCGCGCCGCTCTGCACGAAGGCGGGTCTTTGAAGGGCTTGCTGGAACGCTTCCCTGAGGACTCGCGCAAGGGGCTCGTCCTGGTGGCCTTGGACGAGGTCCAGGACCCGCACAACCTGGGCGCCATCGCTCGTTCCGCGGTCAACCTGGGGGCGAAAGCCCTCATCCTGCCGGAGCGGCGCTCCGCGCCGGTCACCGGGGCCGTGGTGGCGGCCTCGGCGGGCGCCATCCAGAAGCTCCCGGTGGTCAGCGTGGTCAACCTGGGCCAGGCGCTGGAGCGCCTCAAGGAAGCGGGCTTCTGGGTCTACGGCGCCGACGCGGCGGGCCGTCCGGCCTGGGACGCGGTCTTCAACACGCCCTTGGTGCTGGTCATCGGCTCCGAGGGCTACGGCATGAGGCCTTTGGTGGCCTCGCTCTGCGACGAGGTGGTCAGCATCCCGCAGGCGGCCGCCGGCGTCGAGAGCCTCAACGCCTCTTGCGCGGCGAGCGTGCTCCTCTACGAGGTGGCGCGGCAGGTCAGGAAGGGGTCATGAGCCACGGCCACGAGCACGGGCATTCCCACGGCCACGCGCATCACGGGCTTTCAGCGGTCCAGTCTTTGACCTGGGCCCTGGGCATCACCGCGGTCTTCTTCGTGGTGGAGTTGGTGGGCGGCTGGTGGACCGGCAGCTTGGCCTTGGTCTCGGACGCCCTGCACATGGGCTTCGATCTCACGGCTTTGGGTCTGGGACTCTTCGCGGCCCGGATGGCGCGGCGTCCGGCCGATCCCAAGCGGACCTTCGGCTATCAGCGCGTGGAGGTCCTGGTCGCCTTCATCAATGGGGTCACCCTGATCCTCATCACCGGCGTCATCCTGCGCGAGGCCTACGTGCGGTTCTTCGCGCCGCAGGATATCAAGGCCAAGGAGATGCTGGTCATCGCGGTCATCGGGCTTTTGAGCAACTTGGCCGCCGGAGCCGTGCTCTACCGTTCCAGCCGCTCCAACATCAACCTGCGCGGGGCCTTCCTGCACGTGCTCTCCGACGCCCTGGGTTCGGTGGGCGCGGTCATCGCCGGCATCGTCATCCTGGAGTTCGGCTGGCGCCAGGCGGACCCCTTGGTGAGCGCCGTCATCTGCGCCGGGATCGTGGTGACCTCGTATTGGCTGGTGCGCGACTCGGTGCACATCCTGCTTGAGGGCACCCCGTCGCACCTGGAACTGGAGCAGATCCGCGCCGCGCTGAGCGTTTTGCCCGGGGTCAGCTCGGTCCATGACCTTCATCTGTGGTCCGTCACGCGGGGCACGGAGTCCATGAGCGGGCACGTGGTGGTGGAGTCCGACGCTCACACCGCCGCGACCCTGCGCGCGGGCGCCAAGCTGCTCAAGGAGCGCTTCGGCATCACGCACGTGACCTTGCAGGTGGAGACCTCGGGGCAGCCCGAGTGCGAGGACACGGTCCCGCCGCCGACAGAGCCTTGATGAAGCGGGACTCTGCCGCCCTCCTGCTGCTCAACGGGGGGCTTCCCGAGCCGGGTCTGGTGCGCCGCCTGGCGCGGCGCTGCTCCGTGCTGGTCTGCGCTGACGGGGGGGCGCGCCACGCGGTCCGGCTGGGCCTGCGGCCGGACGTGGTGATCGGGGACATGGACTCGGTGCCCAAGCCTCTGCCGCGGTCCTGGCGGGGGACCTCGTTCCTGTGCGATTTCGGCGAGGACTCCTCGGACTTCGAGAAGGCGCTGGCTTTTTTGGCGCGCGCCGGCATCTCCCGGCTTTATGTGGCGGGGATCCTGGGCGGTCGGCTTGACCATTCCTTGGTCAACCTGGCTTTGGCCGAGGCTTGGGGCTGCCGGCGCAGCTTGGTCATGGTGGACCGGGGGTTGGCCACGCTGTTGGGGCCGGGCCGCTACCGGCTGGGGGTCAAACGAGGGGGGATGCTCTCGCTTTTGGCGGCCACATCACGGGCCAGGCTGTCGGCGAGCGGGGTGCGCTATCCTCTGCGGCGGGCGGTGCTGTCTCCGGGAGGCCGGGGTCTGAGCAATGTGGCCGAGGGCGCCGTGGCTTTGACGGTGCATTCGGGCCGGGTGTGGGCCGCGAGTCCCGAGCCTTTCGGGTTCTGAGGTTTCAGGCCCTGCCGGCTGGGGCTCAGCGCGTCAGGCGATGGGATGGGTCGAGACGCTCGCGTATCCACATCTTGATGATGGCCTGGCGCGAGACGTTGAGCTTGAGGGCCTCTTGGTCGAGGAGTTCGACCATCCAGGACGGGAAATCGACGTTGACCCGCCGGACGACGGCGGCTTTCTCGAGGTCGAGGAAGGCGGAGATGTCCTCGCCGCGGTCGAACTTCCTGTCGAATGCGGCGGCGCTAATGCTCTTGCGCATCTTCTTCGTCCTGGATGTGGCTTTCATATGACTTCTCCAAGCGGCGGTCCGCTCTGTGGCAGCTGATGAGCCGTATGGCTGAGCCTCGTTTCGTGAAGACGGCAGAATAGCACTTGCCGTCCGCCTTGGCCAGGATCAGGAAGCGGCTTTCGCCGACGACGTCCCTGGCTGGGATGATGACGTGGGGCTGGTCCCA is from Elusimicrobiota bacterium and encodes:
- a CDS encoding PBP1A family penicillin-binding protein gives rise to the protein MRRSYFYLGALLLLLFVAADAYVLRRLLAGLPDIHTLEEYTPSLTSRVFDCKGNVVAELSIEKRALLSLNHIPVDLQNAVMAIEDDRFFKHWGISPRGILRSAFANLLAGRVRQGGSTITMQLSRQIFLTRQRKVVRKLREILLAIQIERTFSKPEILQFYLNQVYFGEGAYGVQSAARNYFGKEVGELSLADCALLAGIIQAPRGNSPFSHPDQARRRRGAVLNRMFESGMITKPELEAALREPIPISKPIGQETQAPFFVEHVRKRLEQRYGYQALWRGGLKIYTTLDLDQQKTVETLMEKGLSGFDESARKEWERKLKEAPPMLDAAPEVSTSPPTKIQGAFVLMDVKTGAIRAMVGGRDSMFNRATQARRQPGSTFKPFVWAAALDSGMTAASLVEDTPLAYYYDGRDWRLLEGATDQYSINLATQPFAQSTDFKIWVPNDFDGKFLGTITLRKALALSRNIASINLITHVGPPLVVDIAHKAGIHSDLEAVPALGLGASAVSPLEMVDAFGTFANGGIAVVPYTVERVEDATGKQLESHVPVEHEAMSPELAYLVTNLLKGVVRNGTAVHASKLNRPLAGKTGTSNDNRDLWFIGYTPDLVAGAWMGYDDFASLGRKDWTGGSTVVPWWTDIMEQILKDYPKRDFPKPAKIVFQTIDSETGLLALPTCPKKHRILEAFLEGTEPKEYCQVDHSKPLAGQTPSQAPAAVIGPSINGIGASSAPAAAAPPPPLPTDEELESKPAADEGPVILE
- a CDS encoding glycosyltransferase 87 family protein — protein: MLREFRDRLESAPLPVRLLVCAALLKFLCAGFYLSWFTNGSDFALAHGAGARVLAGQGAQVYAEFMAYRPENENTMFFMYPPPVALVYAPLAAMPFRAALTFFELLSMAAVFGVFLVWAEHRRLQPFSETYYLAFALILLFFPLDLAAQLGQNDALVLFLVVLALAWRGKPLLAGLALAVAVWLRVFLGFILLYLLLRRRWRQLGGVVFWLAVLAGASLVFVPWPAQVQYYAQLGRQLGIESFYDNQSLTGLFYRALTDSGYTMGLVNAPNAARALTALASLLLCAGFVSVTLRAGDEGDFDEGFGLALVTALLLSPHSDTHHQALLLVPLLLLLERRRVRTASLLYYGFFAAFVPVIAFRFLAQDRLVAFASGLWTVAYSIPVLVLLGFWFHCAGSFGREGVSPPGCAPARTR
- the cysS gene encoding cysteine--tRNA ligase; the protein is MRIFNTLSRSLEELQPLAPPRVGIYTCGPTVYNYQHVGNYRTYIFEDVLVRTLQTAGFQVRRVMNITDVGHLTSDSDTGEDKLEVGAKREGKTAWDIAAFYTQAFLKDIASLDVLPADVLCKATDHIPEQISLVAKLAEKGLTYRISDGIYFDTGRFPAYGKLDPARLKGQKAGARVDVVEGKKNPEDFALWKFTPPGQKRHMEWDSPWGKGFPGWHIECSAMAMKYLGESFDIHCGGVDHISIHHTNEIAQAEGATGKPFVRYWLHGEFLLMNSAKMAKSAGGFVTLADLKEKGFDPLDYRYHCYTAHYRKQLDFTWELLASAQTSRRRLREAAAAVKGGEPMPACPAGLETFRAAVEDDLNMPGAVAAVWDCLHSDAPDGAKKALVEEAEKVLALGLFKEEAQAALSAEDAELVDRRAQARAAKDFKLSDELRKQLDSRGILVEDTKQGQRWRRK
- the rlmB gene encoding 23S rRNA (guanosine(2251)-2'-O)-methyltransferase RlmB, which encodes MSRREQGSDAQWLSGFHSVLETLRGKPGSAKELLVAEGSRGPEFEELMRLAREAGVRLRYVDRRELDRVAGGARHQGVALRAALHEGGSLKGLLERFPEDSRKGLVLVALDEVQDPHNLGAIARSAVNLGAKALILPERRSAPVTGAVVAASAGAIQKLPVVSVVNLGQALERLKEAGFWVYGADAAGRPAWDAVFNTPLVLVIGSEGYGMRPLVASLCDEVVSIPQAAAGVESLNASCAASVLLYEVARQVRKGS
- a CDS encoding cation diffusion facilitator family transporter translates to MSHGHEHGHSHGHAHHGLSAVQSLTWALGITAVFFVVELVGGWWTGSLALVSDALHMGFDLTALGLGLFAARMARRPADPKRTFGYQRVEVLVAFINGVTLILITGVILREAYVRFFAPQDIKAKEMLVIAVIGLLSNLAAGAVLYRSSRSNINLRGAFLHVLSDALGSVGAVIAGIVILEFGWRQADPLVSAVICAGIVVTSYWLVRDSVHILLEGTPSHLELEQIRAALSVLPGVSSVHDLHLWSVTRGTESMSGHVVVESDAHTAATLRAGAKLLKERFGITHVTLQVETSGQPECEDTVPPPTEP
- a CDS encoding thiamine diphosphokinase codes for the protein MKRDSAALLLLNGGLPEPGLVRRLARRCSVLVCADGGARHAVRLGLRPDVVIGDMDSVPKPLPRSWRGTSFLCDFGEDSSDFEKALAFLARAGISRLYVAGILGGRLDHSLVNLALAEAWGCRRSLVMVDRGLATLLGPGRYRLGVKRGGMLSLLAATSRARLSASGVRYPLRRAVLSPGGRGLSNVAEGAVALTVHSGRVWAASPEPFGF
- a CDS encoding CopG family transcriptional regulator; the protein is MSAAAFDRKFDRGEDISAFLDLEKAAVVRRVNVDFPSWMVELLDQEALKLNVSRQAIIKMWIRERLDPSHRLTR
- a CDS encoding BrnT family toxin, which produces MEHFEFDPKKDRINKERHGVDLSWAQELWDQPHVIIPARDVVGESRFLILAKADGKCYSAVFTKRGSAIRLISCHRADRRLEKSYESHIQDEEDAQEH